In Paenibacillus larvae subsp. larvae, the following proteins share a genomic window:
- a CDS encoding phBC6A51 family helix-turn-helix protein, translating to MTFKKLLSTEQYTAIGYLALPKKGGKTYAEIAEICGVHPNTIGNWRKDQMFEAELKRQMVRNSQEKLPELIDSLTEIAIRDGNAAMAKLALQINGMLTDRIEVETTGPDQVDVEALNQRLAAFKDRRTQ from the coding sequence ATGACGTTTAAAAAATTGTTAAGCACGGAGCAATATACGGCAATCGGCTATTTAGCGTTGCCAAAGAAAGGCGGAAAGACATACGCAGAGATTGCCGAGATATGCGGGGTGCATCCGAACACAATAGGCAACTGGCGTAAGGATCAGATGTTCGAGGCGGAGCTTAAGCGTCAGATGGTCCGCAACAGTCAGGAGAAGTTGCCGGAGTTAATCGATAGCCTGACGGAGATTGCTATCCGGGATGGTAACGCAGCAATGGCTAAGCTTGCGCTACAGATTAACGGTATGCTGACCGACCGGATCGAGGTTGAAACGACCGGGCCGGACCAAGTCGATGTGGAGGCGTTGAACCAGCGGCTGGCTGCGTTCAAAGACCGCCGTACACAGTAG
- a CDS encoding HsdM family class I SAM-dependent methyltransferase: MEIVAKNPEDVTPEDIDFLRQNYTSMGGLLPKGFNGGAFFTPTHVARFMVGVIRNLYEGFPENMRVLEPSVGSGVFLEHLPPDAEITALEIDETSARVTQLIYPHADVILGNALDHDRRDYYDLVIGNPPYGETVETEKEYLTLSKKKGIYRGKSEAAFIELAIRAARPGGYIAFILPTGISFAGHAKKVRKLMYETCWQVATIMLPGETFMHTGTTIPTQIIILRKAPPGTPLIETVTKRWASNFRRGGLEDISGYGGRFLAGQTPAYFAKITDIGWDAKGKTTDKWGDGKTQLDDLLGDFKGTLIRDNLYPHMPSWHTTKDCEGFFFSHGNDTCDGLSDAERTYPEGPYHWNELTLGAGEETVVGGVEWSTSDFSWQDAIVENWAS, translated from the coding sequence ATGGAGATCGTTGCCAAAAACCCCGAGGACGTTACGCCGGAAGATATCGATTTTTTACGTCAGAATTATACTTCAATGGGCGGTCTGTTACCGAAAGGATTTAACGGAGGTGCGTTCTTTACGCCGACCCATGTAGCCCGATTTATGGTCGGAGTCATACGAAATTTATACGAAGGATTCCCGGAAAATATGCGTGTTTTAGAGCCGTCCGTAGGTTCAGGCGTATTTCTAGAGCACTTGCCGCCCGACGCCGAAATAACGGCGCTTGAGATAGACGAGACAAGCGCAAGGGTTACGCAGCTAATCTACCCACACGCTGATGTTATCCTCGGTAATGCACTCGATCACGACCGGCGCGATTACTACGATCTCGTCATCGGTAATCCGCCATACGGGGAAACGGTCGAAACGGAAAAAGAGTACCTAACGCTATCAAAAAAGAAGGGAATATATCGGGGGAAATCGGAGGCTGCGTTTATAGAGTTGGCTATTAGAGCAGCTAGGCCGGGCGGATACATTGCGTTTATTCTTCCTACGGGAATTTCGTTCGCCGGTCACGCCAAAAAAGTCCGTAAATTAATGTACGAAACGTGCTGGCAGGTCGCTACTATCATGCTGCCGGGAGAAACGTTTATGCACACGGGCACGACAATCCCGACGCAAATTATCATCCTACGTAAGGCGCCGCCGGGCACGCCGTTAATTGAGACGGTCACCAAGCGTTGGGCAAGTAATTTTCGTCGAGGTGGTCTAGAGGATATTTCAGGGTACGGCGGTAGGTTTCTGGCCGGCCAGACTCCTGCATATTTCGCAAAAATAACTGATATCGGCTGGGATGCGAAAGGCAAAACGACAGATAAATGGGGCGACGGCAAGACGCAGCTCGACGATTTGTTAGGCGATTTCAAAGGAACGTTGATACGCGATAATCTATACCCGCATATGCCATCATGGCACACGACAAAGGACTGCGAAGGCTTTTTCTTTTCGCACGGGAATGATACGTGCGATGGCTTGAGTGATGCTGAAAGGACATATCCCGAAGGGCCATATCACTGGAATGAGCTCACGCTAGGAGCCGGTGAGGAGACCGTCGTAGGCGGCGTAGAATGGTCGACGAGTGATTTCAGTTGGCAAGACGCAATTGTAGAAAATTGGGCGAGCTAA
- a CDS encoding dUTP diphosphatase → MICIVKGLTSIGWNWRRSDINTVITKNNGSRQLPFDEPRLLAFIQSATRRYPHLDTAEYTESLIETITSKQEFPAEKITHEAILKALDNVGLPDSDYRGEVQLMFENTLTKLAHLNVKLASYLIQKGDRLAQGIIAPVERAKFTVVDELSDTTRGAGGFGHTGVQ, encoded by the coding sequence TTGATCTGTATCGTAAAAGGCTTGACGAGTATAGGCTGGAATTGGAGGAGATCAGATATAAATACCGTAATCACGAAAAACAACGGAAGTAGGCAACTCCCTTTTGACGAGCCGAGGTTACTTGCGTTTATCCAGTCGGCAACCCGTCGATATCCTCATTTGGATACGGCGGAATATACCGAAAGTCTCATCGAAACCATTACGTCAAAGCAAGAGTTCCCGGCCGAAAAGATCACGCACGAAGCGATCCTTAAAGCTTTAGACAACGTCGGCCTACCTGACTCAGACTATCGCGGGGAAGTACAGCTTATGTTTGAGAACACATTAACAAAGCTTGCCCATTTAAATGTAAAGTTGGCTAGTTATCTAATCCAAAAAGGCGATCGTCTGGCGCAAGGTATCATTGCCCCGGTAGAGCGTGCGAAGTTTACCGTTGTTGATGAGCTTAGCGATACAACGCGCGGAGCAGGCGGATTCGGACATACGGGGGTACAGTAA
- a CDS encoding Panacea domain-containing protein gives MVTIYEVAKYFIKYANSRRELLCHLKLQKLCYYAQAWYLAFFGESMFDDEFEAWVHGPVNYKLYLDYKKFGWSPIKENTEGFQEDSIFDDNQLHVLDQVWERYGRLDVKVLEALTHGEDPWKKARMLLENDPYSPAIIVKDDMMSFYRGKIKEE, from the coding sequence ATGGTAACTATATACGAAGTAGCAAAGTACTTCATCAAATATGCAAACTCTAGGCGTGAACTCCTATGTCATCTTAAATTGCAGAAACTATGTTACTATGCACAAGCATGGTACTTGGCTTTCTTTGGTGAATCTATGTTTGATGATGAATTTGAAGCCTGGGTTCACGGTCCAGTAAACTACAAACTTTACCTTGATTATAAGAAATTTGGTTGGAGCCCAATTAAAGAGAACACAGAAGGTTTTCAGGAAGATTCCATCTTTGATGATAACCAGCTACACGTTTTAGACCAAGTTTGGGAGAGGTATGGTCGACTTGATGTGAAGGTGTTAGAAGCTTTAACCCACGGCGAAGACCCTTGGAAGAAAGCACGAATGTTGTTGGAAAATGACCCATATTCACCTGCAATCATCGTGAAAGACGATATGATGTCGTTTTATAGAGGAAAAATTAAGGAGGAATAG
- a CDS encoding 3'-5' exonuclease has translation MREIYTVFDLETTGLDPTKDQITEIAAIRTDLIREYGRLDVRITKNSGTKLTPEIINLTGINESMMRGGIPEELAIPLLACFMSGSIVVAHHAPFDLSFLARYLVEPSSFVCTRVLSKLVEPGESASLAAVAERRGIELTGHHRAMADVEATVKIFQQLKAEADALGIRYYNVLINDEKRPLTYIPKLAKVIDKTKGEIVSRKQ, from the coding sequence ATGAGAGAAATATACACGGTGTTTGACCTAGAAACAACCGGACTCGACCCGACGAAAGATCAGATTACGGAGATAGCCGCAATCCGCACTGATCTAATCCGGGAGTATGGCCGGCTTGACGTTCGTATCACGAAAAATTCCGGCACTAAGTTGACACCGGAAATTATAAATCTGACCGGAATCAACGAAAGCATGATGCGAGGAGGTATTCCCGAAGAACTCGCAATTCCACTGCTTGCGTGCTTTATGAGTGGCTCTATAGTGGTCGCCCACCATGCACCTTTTGACTTATCGTTTCTTGCACGGTATCTAGTTGAGCCAAGTTCTTTTGTTTGTACTCGGGTGCTTTCGAAGTTGGTAGAGCCGGGTGAATCAGCGAGTCTTGCCGCAGTTGCTGAGCGTAGAGGTATAGAGTTAACCGGGCACCACCGCGCTATGGCTGACGTGGAGGCAACGGTGAAAATATTCCAGCAACTTAAGGCAGAAGCCGATGCGCTGGGAATACGATATTACAACGTCCTCATCAACGACGAGAAACGGCCGCTGACTTACATTCCAAAGCTCGCGAAAGTCATTGATAAAACAAAGGGGGAGATCGTATCTCGCAAGCAATAG
- a CDS encoding IS256 family transposase, with the protein MAQYQINVDSQLLHQLFLGNSQDAGVAKLLESVLNQVLQAQVSEQVEADRYERTENRKAYRNGSYPHGLHTRVGTITLSVPRIRGGKFTTELFSRYQRSEQALILAMMEMVVNGVSTRKVSQVTEELCGTEFSKSTVSDLCKRLDPIVTAWNNRSLADSLFPFVLVDAMYLKVREDGRVRSRGIMIAIGVNTEGYREVLGLMLGDTESEASWSEFFSSLKGRGLRGVDLITSDDHGGLVRAVRQQLQGVTWQRCQTHFTRNVLEASPKALKDEIHGRLRSILDAPDTGTARFLLKQTLAAYEDKAGKAMGVLESGFDDATAVLMLPERYRKRLRTTNSVERLNEEVRRRERVIRIFPNRESVIRLIGALLMEQDEKWAAGKKYLDMTEYMEWRKDRPKSDAKVTRIM; encoded by the coding sequence ATGGCTCAATACCAGATTAACGTAGATTCGCAGCTTTTGCATCAACTATTTTTGGGAAATTCTCAGGATGCGGGTGTAGCCAAGCTGCTCGAGTCTGTACTGAACCAAGTCTTACAAGCACAGGTGAGTGAACAAGTGGAAGCAGATCGTTATGAACGAACAGAGAATCGAAAAGCGTACCGGAATGGATCGTATCCACATGGGCTGCATACGCGGGTGGGAACCATTACACTAAGTGTTCCGCGCATCCGTGGCGGGAAGTTCACGACAGAGCTCTTTAGTCGTTACCAGAGAAGTGAACAAGCGTTAATCTTAGCGATGATGGAAATGGTCGTAAACGGCGTCTCTACGCGTAAAGTCTCGCAAGTAACCGAAGAACTCTGCGGAACCGAGTTTTCTAAATCCACTGTTTCAGACCTTTGTAAGCGGCTGGATCCCATCGTAACTGCTTGGAATAATCGAAGCCTGGCAGACAGCCTCTTTCCGTTTGTTCTCGTAGATGCGATGTATCTCAAGGTCCGTGAAGACGGTCGTGTACGCTCACGAGGCATCATGATTGCCATTGGTGTAAACACCGAGGGCTATCGTGAAGTCCTTGGCCTGATGCTGGGTGACACAGAATCTGAAGCAAGCTGGAGTGAGTTTTTCAGCTCTCTAAAAGGACGTGGATTACGAGGTGTGGATCTCATTACCTCCGACGATCATGGCGGCCTTGTACGCGCGGTACGGCAGCAGCTGCAAGGGGTAACATGGCAGCGATGCCAGACTCACTTCACGCGAAATGTATTAGAAGCCTCACCCAAAGCCTTGAAGGATGAGATCCATGGCCGTCTACGGTCGATTCTAGATGCTCCTGATACTGGAACGGCAAGGTTTTTATTAAAACAGACCTTAGCGGCTTATGAAGATAAGGCGGGTAAGGCGATGGGCGTGCTGGAAAGCGGATTTGACGATGCTACCGCCGTCTTAATGCTGCCAGAGCGTTACCGAAAACGGCTGCGCACGACAAATAGCGTTGAGCGTCTCAACGAAGAGGTTAGACGCCGGGAACGTGTCATTCGCATCTTCCCAAACCGTGAATCCGTGATTCGTCTTATTGGTGCTCTATTGATGGAACAGGATGAAAAATGGGCAGCCGGCAAGAAATATCTCGACATGACCGAGTACATGGAATGGCGGAAGGATCGGCCAAAGTCCGATGCCAAAGTGACTCGCATTATGTAG
- the terL gene encoding phage terminase large subunit, whose translation MPEKFRYYDESDIYDQYGRTIPMDLYAFWDIAQGKNRRSDYNAIVTIGRCRRTGVLYVLDAWAQKCQAHVALKVAVEKIIEYEHRVFVVETVGAQFDMYRQIQEELSRLKIYRTRIKSFSSKTKKEERIESLEPLIESGFLRFNRSHRLLLEQMEQFPGGTHDDLPDALAGAVDIAGGKRRRKKSYYKKPPGL comes from the coding sequence GTGCCGGAGAAATTTCGTTATTACGACGAATCCGACATCTACGATCAGTACGGCCGCACGATCCCGATGGACCTATACGCATTTTGGGACATTGCGCAAGGCAAAAACAGGCGCAGCGACTACAATGCAATTGTTACGATTGGCCGATGCCGGCGGACCGGTGTCCTCTACGTCCTTGATGCGTGGGCCCAGAAGTGTCAGGCGCACGTTGCGCTCAAGGTGGCGGTAGAGAAGATCATCGAATATGAGCATCGGGTCTTTGTCGTCGAGACTGTCGGGGCTCAATTCGACATGTATCGACAGATTCAAGAGGAGTTATCGCGGCTCAAGATATACCGGACAAGAATAAAATCTTTCTCGTCCAAAACGAAAAAAGAAGAACGCATCGAATCACTGGAGCCGCTCATTGAGAGTGGTTTTTTACGTTTCAACCGGTCCCACCGATTGCTGCTCGAACAGATGGAACAGTTTCCGGGAGGTACACACGATGACCTGCCGGACGCACTGGCCGGAGCTGTCGATATTGCAGGTGGAAAGAGGCGGCGTAAGAAGTCCTATTATAAAAAACCACCGGGACTATAA
- the dcm gene encoding DNA (cytosine-5-)-methyltransferase, whose translation MFTYVELFAGIGGFRSALDQLGGICTFASEIDKFATISYRAMYDGAPELHGDITKIDAKDVPEHDLLVGGFPCQAFSVAGQRKGFGDTRGTLFFEIARIARAKRPKLMFLENVKGLLSHDKGRTLDIMVQTLNDIGYAVDFSILNSKFYGVPQSRERVFIVCSRDVEPEAWSIEGNGVLAKAKRRLQAMGARTFNFDWPKNGEVMTRLRDILEPEVDEKYYLSPDKTLKLSEEISSKSDSVRVVGRLAEVNGHDICKRVYSAESVAPTIPTGSSGNTTPKILQRPRGRNSSGRVYDVAPTLTTSAYEHNNYVLEKFTVIQKTHSTTTTVKYDETGTLQAARLDKVPQVVTESTSRYRIRKLTPRECWRLQGFTDDQLDKARSAGVSDSQLYKQAGNAVTVNVTHAIAQRLVPMIKSQEEVTEWVV comes from the coding sequence TTGTTCACATACGTTGAGCTATTCGCGGGCATCGGAGGATTTCGATCAGCACTCGATCAATTAGGCGGAATTTGCACATTTGCATCAGAGATTGATAAATTCGCGACAATCTCGTATCGAGCAATGTACGATGGTGCGCCCGAGTTGCACGGTGACATTACGAAGATTGACGCAAAGGACGTGCCAGAGCACGATCTGCTTGTCGGAGGGTTCCCGTGTCAAGCGTTTTCGGTGGCCGGGCAACGTAAAGGGTTTGGGGATACTAGAGGGACTTTATTTTTCGAAATAGCTCGTATAGCTCGAGCGAAAAGGCCGAAATTAATGTTTCTTGAAAACGTAAAAGGTTTGTTGTCACACGATAAGGGGCGGACGCTCGACATCATGGTTCAAACGTTAAATGACATCGGGTACGCAGTTGACTTTTCGATACTAAATAGTAAATTTTACGGAGTCCCGCAGAGCCGTGAACGAGTATTTATCGTATGCTCCCGCGATGTTGAGCCCGAGGCATGGAGTATAGAAGGTAACGGGGTTCTTGCGAAGGCAAAACGGAGACTGCAAGCGATGGGGGCACGTACATTTAATTTTGATTGGCCGAAGAACGGCGAGGTCATGACCAGACTTAGGGACATCCTAGAGCCGGAAGTAGACGAGAAGTATTACCTAAGCCCTGATAAAACATTGAAACTGTCGGAGGAAATTAGCTCCAAATCAGATTCGGTACGTGTAGTCGGCCGTCTAGCCGAGGTTAACGGTCATGATATCTGTAAACGTGTGTACTCGGCGGAAAGTGTAGCTCCAACAATTCCGACCGGCTCCAGTGGGAATACAACGCCGAAAATTCTACAGCGACCTCGGGGCAGAAACTCATCTGGTAGAGTTTACGACGTTGCCCCTACGCTTACAACAAGCGCATACGAACACAACAACTATGTTCTTGAGAAATTTACTGTTATTCAGAAAACGCACAGTACAACTACAACCGTAAAATACGACGAGACTGGGACCTTACAGGCAGCGAGGCTAGACAAGGTGCCACAAGTAGTTACGGAATCAACTTCTCGGTATCGAATCCGCAAGCTCACACCGCGCGAGTGCTGGCGGCTCCAAGGATTTACAGACGATCAATTAGACAAAGCCCGGTCCGCAGGCGTTAGTGACTCGCAGTTATATAAACAAGCAGGCAATGCTGTAACCGTCAATGTTACACATGCAATAGCTCAACGATTAGTACCGATGATTAAAAGCCAAGAGGAGGTAACCGAATGGGTAGTGTAA
- a CDS encoding SprT-like domain-containing protein, which yields MSDAGDMTLEELYDHANRLCRKHWATEYTGKIELVNRDWKRRIGYFTGYDDGTTVLRFSRKVNASLPISEVLDTLLHELVHWYLFTQGLPCGDGDEDFVKEALRVGAPISGTREAQRAAYQYKKYTEES from the coding sequence ATGTCGGACGCTGGCGATATGACTCTAGAAGAGCTTTACGATCATGCAAATAGACTGTGCCGTAAACACTGGGCGACCGAGTATACGGGGAAAATCGAATTGGTTAACCGAGACTGGAAACGTCGCATTGGCTACTTTACAGGTTACGACGACGGAACGACTGTACTACGATTTAGCAGAAAAGTAAACGCAAGTCTGCCGATATCGGAAGTCCTTGATACGTTATTACACGAGCTTGTACACTGGTACCTATTTACGCAAGGCCTACCGTGTGGGGACGGAGACGAAGATTTTGTCAAAGAGGCCCTGCGCGTGGGGGCTCCGATTAGTGGTACAAGAGAGGCGCAACGTGCAGCGTACCAATATAAAAAATATACGGAGGAATCTTAG
- a CDS encoding AAA family ATPase: MPTLPNIALTGKLRAGKDTVAEYLIERCGYARYAFGDGVKDDFHRDNPAVPRHPKPRAAYQEHGQTMRERYGHDVWVVRTMSQIAARKDGRPIVITDVRQPNELIWVKSSGYVVIRVNATDGLRILRAVESRDHFHYADLMHETEKHIDSFAVDYEIDNNGDLFDLYEQIDDIIVRARREHRNHLV, translated from the coding sequence ATGCCTACCTTGCCTAACATTGCCCTCACCGGCAAGCTTCGCGCAGGAAAGGACACCGTCGCCGAATACCTAATCGAGAGATGCGGATACGCCCGTTATGCTTTCGGCGACGGTGTAAAGGACGATTTCCACCGCGATAATCCCGCTGTTCCCCGCCATCCGAAGCCGCGCGCTGCGTATCAAGAGCACGGCCAGACGATGCGGGAGAGATACGGGCATGACGTATGGGTCGTCCGCACAATGAGCCAGATCGCCGCCAGAAAAGACGGCAGGCCTATCGTCATTACGGACGTGAGGCAGCCAAATGAGCTAATCTGGGTCAAATCGTCGGGGTACGTCGTAATTCGCGTCAATGCAACGGATGGCCTGCGAATCCTGCGGGCTGTCGAGTCAAGAGACCACTTTCACTATGCGGACTTGATGCACGAAACGGAGAAGCATATCGACAGCTTCGCCGTTGATTACGAGATCGACAACAATGGCGATCTGTTCGACTTATACGAACAGATCGACGATATCATTGTCCGCGCCCGTCGGGAGCATCGTAACCATCTCGTTTAA
- a CDS encoding crossover junction endodeoxyribonuclease RuvC, with protein MDRALERFGQHVTDHLSPSTVKRIVAGNGKAEKEDVAEEVRKLLGLPLDHVFASDDESDACAVVLAWLIQNGVIDT; from the coding sequence GTGGACCGGGCCCTCGAGCGATTTGGCCAACACGTCACCGACCATCTCTCTCCGTCCACAGTAAAGCGAATTGTGGCCGGGAACGGAAAAGCCGAAAAGGAGGACGTAGCCGAAGAAGTGCGCAAGCTGCTCGGCCTTCCTCTAGACCACGTTTTCGCTAGTGACGATGAGAGTGATGCCTGCGCCGTTGTGCTTGCGTGGCTCATACAAAACGGAGTGATCGACACATGA
- a CDS encoding phage minor capsid protein, translated as MELVGMRRAIVLTTIRKIERILADLVDESDSWIEENIPKAAADGVIKTLIALEIVETVEEAIKAVKLSKISENMVAAAIADTQADVLAVTQNVERKVRSAIKKAYADSVRENMAAGINGRRTISRDALDRMRQELGKSLDSGIIDAAGRRWRPDTYVEMLTRTKMMNTYREATTISALERDVQYAIISRHGATDSCSNWEGKIIKLTAEAPGPYPTYDQLRATKEIFHPHCKHTFTPIRSARRYEDGEDDPDES; from the coding sequence ATGGAACTCGTCGGCATGCGGCGGGCTATCGTACTCACGACGATACGAAAAATTGAGCGTATTCTAGCTGATTTAGTAGACGAATCGGACAGTTGGATAGAGGAGAATATCCCGAAGGCGGCCGCTGACGGTGTTATAAAAACGCTTATTGCCCTTGAAATCGTAGAGACGGTCGAGGAAGCGATCAAGGCCGTAAAATTAAGCAAAATCAGCGAAAACATGGTCGCAGCAGCCATAGCTGACACGCAGGCAGACGTTTTGGCCGTGACCCAGAACGTTGAGAGAAAAGTCAGATCGGCTATCAAAAAGGCCTATGCGGATTCAGTCCGCGAGAACATGGCCGCAGGAATCAACGGCCGGCGTACGATATCCCGGGATGCACTCGACAGGATGCGGCAGGAGCTTGGGAAATCGTTGGATTCCGGTATCATCGACGCAGCCGGGCGCAGATGGCGGCCCGATACCTATGTCGAGATGCTAACGCGCACCAAGATGATGAATACGTACCGGGAAGCGACGACGATATCCGCACTGGAGCGAGATGTGCAGTATGCAATCATATCCCGGCACGGCGCAACTGACTCATGTAGCAATTGGGAAGGAAAAATCATTAAGCTCACGGCTGAGGCACCCGGTCCCTATCCGACGTATGATCAGCTTCGGGCAACCAAAGAGATATTTCATCCGCATTGCAAGCACACTTTTACGCCTATCCGAAGCGCTAGGCGGTACGAAGACGGAGAAGATGATCCCGACGAGTCATAA
- a CDS encoding DUF134 domain-containing protein, translating to MGSVKIDIHEKDRKYTQTYALNTPKGVARLLRDRYRIAERRFKGDTAASDILIDLSSAIESAGLTQRQAEALALVHGKWQLTHQEAAKVMGVGRRSVTQFVNEVYGKLAAIYKRWNYGEIIVEYTETEGERDIER from the coding sequence ATGGGTAGTGTAAAAATCGATATCCACGAGAAAGACCGTAAGTACACGCAAACCTACGCACTAAACACGCCTAAGGGAGTCGCAAGGCTCCTGCGGGACAGGTACCGGATTGCTGAGCGCAGGTTTAAAGGCGACACGGCGGCATCCGATATACTTATCGATTTATCCAGCGCGATTGAGTCGGCAGGACTGACGCAAAGGCAAGCGGAGGCCCTTGCGTTGGTCCACGGGAAATGGCAGCTTACACATCAAGAGGCCGCAAAAGTTATGGGTGTAGGCAGGCGGTCAGTCACTCAGTTTGTGAACGAGGTTTACGGCAAATTAGCGGCAATTTATAAGCGATGGAATTACGGAGAGATCATCGTAGAATACACCGAGACGGAAGGGGAACGAGATATTGAACGATAG
- a CDS encoding AbrB/MazE/SpoVT family DNA-binding domain-containing protein — translation MKITFTHGEDWNIWVIVNRKTGGCMAAGKSAYRTEGTAKWALSYWSNRLKRNREDYVIIELTGEDMLQLLRRKSAPTLDELCASINDENRHEGIDFGEPVGEEIW, via the coding sequence ATGAAAATTACGTTTACACACGGGGAAGATTGGAATATTTGGGTTATCGTAAACCGAAAGACTGGTGGTTGTATGGCAGCAGGCAAGTCTGCATATCGAACCGAAGGAACTGCAAAGTGGGCACTGTCTTACTGGAGCAACCGGCTTAAGCGAAACCGTGAGGATTATGTAATTATCGAGTTAACTGGCGAGGATATGTTACAGCTACTTAGGCGTAAATCGGCTCCGACACTCGACGAACTCTGCGCAAGTATCAACGACGAAAACCGCCATGAGGGGATTGATTTCGGTGAGCCTGTCGGGGAGGAAATATGGTAA
- a CDS encoding phage portal protein — translation MRLKDIFAVGEYFPTEQKRHKKRIERYKENQKLFKGAHYDVFERVHQRLTQSQRDTVYITANFPGLICKKSADFLFGETPTFSAGNGKDHSPEQETIERLVQENRLHIINYESALGNAYRGDAFYKVRYSQHYDGFLDESIDPYRVIIEQQKAEYVFPEPLPTNENLIFAYHIAYPVLFERDGKDDWQLFVESHYPGLIKYRKLRMEPITYNVDNKVKQWRIYAEIPPKEGEKREVTTGVPFPLVVHVPNYGTDESWEGIDDLSEHKAIFDEIDNRLSQIANILDKHADPAMAIPTGSLEEDDDGQPIFRAGRDKIFEVDKDETFTPKYITWDGQLMAAFKELETLLDFLLTTAELPPVALGRDNSGTSHTSGAAVKFRMNSLLAKINRKRQYYAEGLAKVLYIAQLLEHAQAPGRLNYEPTVPKIQFKDGLPDDELEMANLTSIRTGGKPTLSQKTALMRLDDMTEEQAEAELERIRREEREEMPVDSSIFNESKDVEEETE, via the coding sequence GTGAGACTGAAAGATATATTCGCCGTTGGCGAGTACTTCCCGACGGAACAAAAGAGGCATAAGAAACGGATCGAACGATACAAAGAGAACCAGAAACTGTTTAAAGGCGCTCACTACGATGTATTCGAGCGCGTGCATCAGCGGCTGACTCAGTCCCAGAGGGATACCGTATATATTACCGCAAACTTTCCTGGGCTCATCTGCAAAAAGTCAGCGGATTTTCTGTTTGGAGAAACGCCGACATTTTCGGCCGGCAACGGAAAGGACCACTCGCCAGAGCAGGAGACGATTGAACGGCTGGTACAAGAGAACCGATTGCACATTATCAACTACGAGAGTGCTTTAGGCAATGCATACCGAGGTGACGCATTTTACAAAGTCCGTTACAGCCAGCATTATGACGGATTTTTAGACGAATCCATCGATCCGTATCGGGTTATCATCGAGCAACAAAAAGCCGAATATGTATTCCCGGAGCCGCTACCGACCAATGAAAATCTAATCTTTGCGTACCATATTGCTTATCCCGTCTTGTTCGAGCGTGATGGAAAGGACGACTGGCAATTATTCGTCGAGAGTCACTACCCGGGACTGATTAAATACCGCAAACTCCGTATGGAGCCTATCACGTATAACGTGGATAACAAAGTCAAGCAGTGGCGCATATATGCCGAGATACCGCCAAAAGAAGGCGAAAAGCGAGAAGTAACAACGGGAGTGCCGTTTCCACTTGTTGTTCACGTCCCAAACTATGGGACTGACGAATCTTGGGAAGGAATTGACGATCTCTCGGAGCATAAAGCTATATTTGACGAGATCGATAATCGGCTGTCTCAAATCGCAAATATCCTCGACAAGCACGCGGACCCGGCGATGGCAATACCAACCGGCTCACTAGAAGAAGATGACGACGGCCAGCCAATATTTCGCGCCGGGCGAGATAAAATTTTTGAGGTAGATAAAGACGAAACCTTTACCCCTAAATACATCACATGGGACGGGCAGCTCATGGCCGCATTTAAAGAGCTTGAAACGCTGCTCGATTTCCTACTCACAACGGCAGAGCTCCCGCCTGTTGCGCTTGGCCGGGATAATTCGGGAACGAGCCATACGTCAGGGGCTGCGGTCAAGTTTCGGATGAATTCGCTGCTTGCCAAGATCAACCGTAAGCGCCAGTACTATGCGGAAGGGCTTGCGAAAGTCTTATACATCGCGCAACTACTGGAACATGCGCAGGCACCGGGACGGCTTAACTACGAGCCTACCGTACCGAAAATCCAGTTTAAGGACGGCCTACCGGACGATGAACTCGAAATGGCAAACCTGACGAGCATACGGACCGGTGGAAAACCGACCCTGTCGCAGAAAACAGCACTGATGAGGCTCGATGACATGACCGAGGAGCAGGCGGAGGCGGAGCTTGAGCGTATCCGGCGTGAGGAAAGGGAGGAAATGCCTGTCGATTCCAGTATTTTTAACGAATCCAAAGATGTCGAGGAAGAAACTGAATGA